A genomic window from Cryobacterium sp. SO2 includes:
- a CDS encoding M18 family aminopeptidase, whose protein sequence is MTSLSAYIDDFARFITASPSSYHAAAEAARRLDAAGFERRDEAEDWSVLPAQAHSRAAAATAGRHYVVRDGAIIAWVQPAGAQATTPFRILGAHTDSPGFKLKPKPTTGSFGWLQAGVEVYGGPLANSWLDRELELAGRLVTTDGVEHLVRTGPFLRIPQLAVHLDRSANEGLSLDRQRHLNPVFGVGDIRQADLVGHLAALAGVAGEDVAGYDILTADTNPPARFGLNGELFAAGRMDNLTSVYAGLVALLGVSDDEESISVLAAFDHEELGSQSRSGASGPMLDDVLSRIGDDLGATVSESLRAYADSWCVSADAGHSVHPNYPERHDPANLPLAGHGPLLKINGNQRYATDAAGAALWARCSAAAGVPYQEFVSNNTIPCGSTIGPLTATRLGIRTVDVGVPLLSMHSARELAHVNDPFWLSAGISAFFAGA, encoded by the coding sequence ATGACTTCTCTCTCGGCATACATCGACGACTTCGCCCGTTTCATCACCGCGTCGCCGTCGTCGTACCACGCGGCGGCCGAAGCGGCCCGTCGTCTCGACGCGGCCGGCTTCGAACGACGCGACGAGGCCGAGGACTGGTCGGTGCTGCCCGCGCAGGCGCACTCGCGGGCCGCAGCGGCGACAGCCGGCCGCCACTATGTGGTGCGCGACGGGGCGATCATCGCCTGGGTGCAGCCGGCCGGGGCGCAGGCGACCACGCCGTTCCGCATCCTGGGCGCGCACACCGACTCACCCGGCTTCAAGCTCAAGCCCAAGCCCACCACGGGGTCATTCGGCTGGTTGCAGGCCGGCGTCGAGGTCTACGGCGGCCCGCTGGCGAACTCCTGGCTCGACCGTGAACTCGAGTTGGCCGGCCGACTGGTCACGACCGACGGTGTCGAACACCTCGTGCGCACCGGCCCGTTCCTGCGGATCCCGCAGCTGGCCGTGCACCTGGACCGCTCCGCCAATGAGGGGCTCAGCCTCGACCGGCAGCGGCACCTGAACCCGGTCTTCGGCGTGGGCGACATCCGCCAGGCCGACCTGGTGGGACACCTGGCGGCGCTCGCCGGAGTGGCTGGCGAGGATGTGGCCGGCTACGACATCCTCACTGCCGACACCAACCCGCCCGCGAGGTTCGGCCTGAACGGGGAGCTGTTCGCCGCCGGGCGGATGGACAACCTCACCTCGGTGTACGCCGGGCTGGTCGCGCTGCTGGGAGTGTCCGACGATGAGGAGAGCATCAGCGTGCTCGCCGCGTTCGACCACGAGGAGCTCGGCTCGCAGTCCCGCTCCGGCGCGAGCGGCCCGATGCTCGACGACGTCCTCAGCCGCATCGGCGACGACCTCGGTGCCACCGTCTCCGAGAGCCTCCGCGCCTACGCCGACTCCTGGTGCGTCTCGGCCGATGCCGGCCACTCCGTGCACCCCAACTACCCCGAACGGCACGACCCCGCGAACCTGCCGCTGGCCGGCCACGGCCCGCTGCTGAAGATCAACGGCAACCAGCGTTATGCGACGGATGCGGCCGGTGCGGCCCTGTGGGCGCGCTGCAGCGCCGCGGCCGGCGTGCCCTACCAGGAGTTCGTGTCGAACAACACGATTCCCTGCGGCTCCACGATCGGGCCGCTCACCGCCACCCGGCTGGGCATCCGCACCGTAGACGTGGGCGTGCCGCTGCTGTCGATGCACTCGGCCCGCGAGCTGGCGCACGTGAACGACCCGTTCTGGCTGAGCGCGGGGATCAGCGCGTTCTTCGCCGGGGCGTAG
- a CDS encoding oxygenase MpaB family protein: MSSILDGFVNSWRSHLLVTLSGNDEGRPAWVDTMKQGDDAGFFGPGSASWAVHGGMATMVAGIRALLMQTLHPGAMAGVHDWSRYREDPLGRLSGTIQWLVTVTFAATGQAEQESGRVGRFHDRVAGSYLDAHGVERPYSAGDPELLSWVHVVFTDAFLASHTLWGGPIPGGADQYVREWAKAGELVGVQNPPRSNAELAAELKAFSDAGVLMGGDRVAEAVRFIRHPPLRRGMLPFYRIMFAGAVASIPVDYRRMLGLRRSPLPVVWATGAVLGLVRLLLGASSTSEDAARARIARLAIS; the protein is encoded by the coding sequence ATGAGCAGCATTCTGGACGGATTCGTGAACAGCTGGCGGTCGCACCTGCTCGTCACCCTCTCCGGCAACGACGAGGGCCGGCCGGCCTGGGTGGACACCATGAAGCAGGGCGACGACGCCGGCTTCTTCGGGCCGGGGTCGGCCTCCTGGGCTGTGCACGGCGGCATGGCCACCATGGTCGCCGGCATCCGCGCGCTGCTCATGCAGACCCTGCACCCGGGCGCCATGGCCGGGGTGCACGACTGGTCGAGGTACCGGGAGGACCCGCTCGGCCGCCTCAGCGGAACCATCCAGTGGCTGGTCACGGTGACGTTCGCCGCCACCGGGCAGGCCGAGCAGGAGTCCGGCCGGGTCGGCCGGTTCCACGACAGGGTCGCCGGCAGCTACCTCGACGCCCACGGGGTCGAACGCCCGTACTCGGCGGGCGACCCCGAGCTGCTCTCCTGGGTGCACGTGGTCTTCACGGATGCCTTCCTCGCCAGCCACACGCTCTGGGGCGGCCCGATTCCCGGCGGCGCCGACCAGTACGTGCGGGAGTGGGCGAAGGCCGGCGAACTCGTGGGCGTGCAGAACCCGCCCCGCTCGAACGCCGAGCTGGCCGCAGAGCTGAAGGCGTTCTCCGACGCCGGCGTGCTGATGGGCGGCGACCGGGTGGCCGAGGCCGTGCGCTTCATCCGCCATCCGCCGCTCCGGCGCGGCATGCTGCCGTTCTACCGCATCATGTTCGCCGGCGCCGTGGCGTCGATCCCGGTTGACTACCGGCGGATGCTGGGCCTCCGCCGCTCTCCCCTGCCCGTGGTGTGGGCCACCGGAGCCGTGCTCGGCCTGGTGCGCCTGCTGCTCGGCGCCTCCTCCACCTCGGAGGACGCCGCCCGAGCCCGCATCGCCCGCCTGGCGATCTCCTAG
- a CDS encoding DEAD/DEAH box helicase, with the protein MTGAVTDTREAALEILRTLVGRPDADFHEGQYEAIETLVDQRRRALVVQRTGWGKSAVYFVATLLLRRQGAGPTILVSPLLALMRDQVAAAARAGVRAVSINSANAHEWADVLAQLRADEVDVLLVSPERLNNPSFRDEQLPTLLDRAGLLVVDEAHCISDWGHDFRPDYRRLRDLIAAMPAGVPVLATTATANSRVVTDVAEQVSMGVSTGSTQATGSTSEGVATIRGPLARASLRLGVLRLPDSRARLAWLLSHLAELPGSGIIYTLTVSAAEDTARLLRDAGHAVRAYTGQTDTGEREESEGLLKANQVKALVATSALGMGFDKPDLGFVLHLGAPSSPVAYYQQVGRAGRATENADVLLLPGVEDEAIWQYFATSSMPSQHKAEAVLNALHAAGGAPLSTPALESRVDLRRSPLELLLKVLDVDGAVRRVTGGWIATGQPWVYDSERYERIGAARVAEQNAMLDYERITGCRMEFLQRALDDDTAVPCGRCDNCTAPWYPTDVRADAASTAASALDRVGVALEPRAQWPTGADRLGVSAKGRIDPGERVLPGRALARLTDLGWGNSLRDVFAPNTPDAPASAAMLAACVRVLAEWGWAERPVGVVAMPSRSHPLLVASVAAELSRVGRLPQLGTLSLVGAGPTGETGGNSAYRLSSVWGAFEVGQELAANLAATTGPVLLVDDLGDSRWTLTVAGRLLRRAGAPAVLPFTLALRS; encoded by the coding sequence ATGACCGGCGCCGTGACCGACACCCGCGAGGCCGCCCTCGAGATCTTGCGCACGCTGGTGGGCCGCCCGGACGCCGACTTCCACGAGGGCCAGTACGAGGCCATCGAGACACTCGTCGACCAGCGCCGCCGGGCCCTCGTGGTGCAGCGCACCGGCTGGGGCAAGTCGGCGGTGTACTTCGTGGCCACGCTGCTGCTCCGCCGCCAGGGTGCGGGGCCCACCATCCTGGTCTCGCCGCTGCTGGCCCTGATGCGCGACCAGGTGGCCGCCGCCGCCCGCGCCGGCGTGCGCGCGGTGTCGATCAACTCGGCCAACGCGCACGAGTGGGCCGACGTGCTCGCGCAGCTGCGCGCCGACGAGGTGGACGTGCTGCTGGTCTCCCCCGAACGGCTGAACAACCCGTCCTTCCGCGACGAGCAACTGCCGACCCTGCTCGACCGGGCCGGCCTGCTCGTGGTCGACGAGGCGCACTGCATCTCCGACTGGGGCCACGACTTCCGGCCGGACTACCGCCGGCTGCGCGACCTGATCGCGGCGATGCCCGCCGGGGTGCCCGTGCTGGCGACCACCGCCACGGCCAACAGCCGGGTGGTGACGGATGTGGCGGAGCAGGTGTCGATGGGGGTCTCGACAGGCTCGACCCAAGCGACAGGCTCGACCAGCGAAGGGGTCGCCACCATCCGCGGCCCGCTCGCCCGGGCGTCGCTGCGGCTCGGGGTGCTGCGGCTGCCGGACTCCCGGGCCCGGCTGGCCTGGCTGCTCAGCCACCTGGCCGAACTGCCCGGCAGCGGCATCATCTACACCCTCACCGTGTCGGCCGCCGAAGACACCGCCCGGCTGCTGCGCGACGCCGGCCACGCCGTGCGCGCGTACACCGGCCAGACCGACACCGGCGAACGCGAGGAGTCCGAAGGCCTGCTCAAGGCCAACCAGGTGAAGGCCCTCGTGGCCACGAGCGCCCTGGGCATGGGCTTCGACAAGCCCGACCTCGGTTTCGTGCTGCACCTCGGCGCACCCAGCTCCCCTGTCGCCTACTACCAGCAGGTGGGCCGCGCCGGCCGCGCCACCGAGAACGCCGACGTGCTGCTGTTGCCCGGCGTGGAGGACGAGGCCATCTGGCAGTACTTCGCCACCTCGTCGATGCCCAGCCAGCACAAGGCCGAGGCCGTGCTCAACGCCTTGCACGCCGCCGGCGGTGCTCCGCTGTCCACGCCGGCGCTGGAGTCCCGGGTGGACCTGCGCCGGTCGCCGTTGGAGCTGCTGCTCAAGGTGCTCGACGTCGACGGCGCCGTGCGCCGGGTGACGGGCGGCTGGATCGCTACCGGGCAACCGTGGGTCTACGACAGCGAAAGGTACGAACGCATCGGCGCGGCCAGGGTCGCCGAGCAGAACGCCATGCTCGACTACGAGCGCATCACCGGCTGCCGGATGGAGTTCCTGCAACGCGCCCTCGACGACGACACCGCGGTGCCCTGCGGACGCTGCGACAACTGCACAGCCCCCTGGTACCCCACCGACGTGCGTGCCGACGCCGCGAGCACGGCCGCATCCGCCCTCGACAGGGTGGGTGTGGCGCTCGAGCCGCGCGCGCAATGGCCCACCGGCGCCGACCGCCTCGGCGTCTCCGCGAAGGGCCGCATCGACCCGGGCGAGCGCGTGCTGCCCGGCCGGGCGCTGGCCCGGCTCACCGACCTCGGCTGGGGCAACTCCCTGCGCGACGTCTTCGCCCCCAATACCCCGGATGCCCCGGCGTCGGCGGCCATGCTGGCCGCCTGCGTGCGGGTGCTCGCCGAGTGGGGCTGGGCCGAGCGGCCCGTGGGCGTGGTGGCCATGCCGTCACGGTCGCATCCGCTGCTCGTGGCCTCGGTGGCGGCCGAGCTCAGCCGGGTGGGCAGGCTGCCGCAGCTGGGCACGCTCAGCCTGGTGGGCGCCGGGCCCACCGGCGAGACCGGCGGGAACAGCGCCTACAGGCTGTCGAGCGTCTGGGGCGCGTTCGAGGTGGGCCAGGAGCTCGCCGCGAACCTCGCCGCGACCACCGGCCCGGTGCTGCTGGTCGACGACCTCGGCGACAGCCGGTGGACACTCACTGTCGCCGGCCGCCTGCTGCGCCGGGCGGGCGCGCCGGCCGTGCTGCCGTTCACGCTGGCGCTGCGCTCCTAA
- a CDS encoding SulP family inorganic anion transporter, which yields MPQRPATALPTTPPTVRATLRQPQALSVEVLAGVVTTLALIPEVISFSIIAGVDPKVSLIASVVLAVSMSFLGGRSAMITAAAGAVALVVAPLVADHGVEYLLPAVLLAGLVQILFGVTGLARLMRFIPRSVMIGFVNALGILIFVAQLPHLIDVPWLVYPLFALTVLIVLGLPRLTRVVPAPLVAIVVVTAIAMTWHLAVPTVGDQGDVSGGLPGITPLNVPLNLETLQIIWPTALSVAFVGLVETLLTAKLVDDITDTRSPKGREAWALGIANMLAGLYGGIAGCAMIGQTVVNVKLGRARTRISTFVAGAFLLVLVTALSGLMEQIPMVALAAVMMIVALTTVNWHSVRPATLRRMPVPETVVMLTTVAVVVATHNLAIGIVAGVVLAMVLFARRVAHVVTVHRVLADDGLSVRYNVSGPLFFGSSNDLVEQFTYAADPVLVHVDLAQAQIWDASTVAVLDSVETKYRQHAATVTFHGLDERSRAMHGRLTGRL from the coding sequence GTGCCCCAACGACCCGCCACAGCTCTGCCCACCACCCCGCCGACGGTGCGCGCTACGCTGCGCCAACCCCAGGCGCTCAGCGTCGAGGTGCTCGCGGGCGTCGTGACCACCCTCGCGCTCATCCCCGAGGTGATCTCGTTCTCGATCATCGCCGGGGTCGACCCCAAGGTGAGCCTGATCGCATCCGTGGTGCTGGCCGTCTCGATGTCGTTCCTCGGCGGCCGCTCCGCCATGATCACGGCGGCCGCCGGCGCGGTGGCCCTCGTGGTGGCCCCGCTCGTGGCCGACCACGGCGTGGAGTACCTGCTGCCGGCGGTGCTGCTGGCCGGACTCGTGCAGATCCTCTTCGGTGTCACGGGCCTGGCCCGGCTGATGCGGTTCATCCCGCGGTCGGTGATGATCGGCTTCGTCAACGCCCTGGGCATCCTGATCTTCGTCGCCCAGCTGCCGCACCTCATCGACGTGCCCTGGTTGGTCTACCCGCTGTTCGCCCTCACCGTGCTCATCGTGCTGGGCCTGCCCCGGCTCACCCGGGTGGTGCCCGCTCCCCTGGTGGCGATCGTGGTGGTCACCGCGATCGCCATGACCTGGCACCTGGCCGTGCCCACCGTCGGCGACCAGGGCGACGTCTCGGGCGGTCTGCCCGGCATCACCCCGCTCAACGTGCCGCTGAACCTGGAGACCCTGCAGATCATCTGGCCCACCGCCCTGAGCGTGGCGTTCGTGGGCCTGGTGGAGACCCTGCTCACGGCCAAACTCGTCGACGACATCACCGACACCCGCTCACCCAAGGGCCGCGAGGCGTGGGCGCTGGGCATCGCCAACATGCTGGCCGGCCTCTACGGCGGCATCGCCGGCTGCGCGATGATCGGCCAAACCGTGGTGAACGTCAAGCTCGGCCGCGCCCGCACCCGCATCTCCACCTTCGTGGCCGGGGCCTTCCTGCTGGTGCTGGTCACCGCGCTCAGCGGCCTGATGGAGCAGATCCCCATGGTGGCCCTCGCCGCCGTGATGATGATCGTGGCCCTCACCACCGTCAACTGGCACAGCGTGCGGCCGGCCACGCTGCGGCGGATGCCCGTGCCCGAGACCGTCGTGATGCTCACCACCGTTGCCGTGGTCGTGGCCACCCACAACCTGGCCATCGGCATCGTCGCCGGCGTGGTGCTGGCCATGGTGCTCTTCGCCCGCCGGGTGGCGCACGTCGTGACCGTGCACAGGGTGCTCGCCGACGACGGCCTCTCGGTGCGCTACAACGTGAGCGGGCCGCTGTTCTTCGGCAGCAGCAACGATCTCGTCGAGCAGTTCACCTACGCCGCCGATCCCGTCCTGGTGCACGTGGACCTCGCCCAGGCGCAGATCTGGGATGCCTCGACCGTGGCCGTGCTCGACTCGGTGGAGACCAAGTACCGCCAGCACGCCGCCACCGTCACCTTCCACGGCCTCGACGAGCGCAGCCGGGCCATGCACGGCCGCCTCACCGGCCGCCTGTAG
- a CDS encoding glycosyl hydrolase family 65 protein has translation MTETEPAVDPWVLRFDGFDPAAEGYREALCTLGNGYWGTRGAAPEARTDAVHYPGTYLAGVYNPLSTEVHMGEAVGDPVVDLVPTAVMPGPRTPFEPLPEIGVLGRPVLAPVAAAHVRDDEHMVNAPNWLSLWFRTGGTTNRMGDFTAPDTGWFHPESADLLEYRQELDLRRGLLTRLMRFRDPHGHVTRVQSRRFVSQAAPHVAVLETTFVAEDWSGPLTVRSAIDGRVANRNVAADRLLAHLHLMPRTATELGPDAVLLEVETTRSGIHIAMASRTRAYSDGALLNPTRRFLTDSSRWVAHELDLTLERGVPLRVEKVVTLSTSRDRAVVSPTMAVATWLRRVPDPADLLAAHEREWQILWDEFEVHLHSGARQSLALNLNTFHVLQTVAAVDADLDAGVPARGLHGEGYRGHVFWDEVFVYPVLTLRRPDLSRALLGYRYRRLGEARAAARATGHEGARFPWQSGIDGRDVTPTELFNPRTNRWMPDHSGLQHHVGLALAYSVWGYYQATGDVDYLIEQGAELLLEIARFFASLTVYDEAADRYDIDGTMGPDEFHDGPPGHPGQGVRNNAYTNIMVAWVMRRAVDTVAVLEGRACRPLWNRLRLRPDEVDTWEKIGRRLRVPFHADGVLSQFDGYEALPELDWAHYRARYGSADHSLGRLDLILNAEGDSTNNYRVSKQADVLMLLYLFSAEELRELLEELGYSLSPDLIRRTVEFYRVRSTHGSTLSNVVHSWVDARADRERSWAALCQALDSDLGDIQGGTTNEGIHLGAMAGSIDMVVRCYTGLEIRDDMLWLHPVLPVQLDKIAFSINYREQPIRLEVTATNLRLQLPAGGATPIRVRVEGREAQLYPGQTHDFLLSGPD, from the coding sequence GTGACTGAGACCGAACCCGCGGTGGACCCGTGGGTGCTCCGCTTCGACGGGTTCGACCCGGCGGCCGAGGGCTACCGTGAGGCCCTGTGCACCCTCGGCAACGGCTACTGGGGCACCAGGGGCGCCGCCCCGGAGGCCCGCACTGACGCCGTGCACTACCCGGGCACCTACCTCGCCGGCGTCTACAACCCGCTGAGCACCGAGGTGCACATGGGCGAGGCCGTCGGCGACCCTGTGGTGGACCTCGTCCCCACCGCCGTGATGCCCGGCCCGCGCACCCCGTTCGAACCGCTGCCGGAGATCGGCGTACTCGGCCGGCCCGTGCTGGCGCCGGTGGCGGCTGCCCACGTGCGAGACGACGAGCACATGGTGAACGCCCCCAACTGGCTCTCGCTCTGGTTCCGCACCGGGGGCACGACCAACCGGATGGGCGACTTCACCGCGCCGGACACCGGCTGGTTCCACCCTGAATCCGCCGACCTGCTCGAGTACCGCCAGGAACTCGACCTGCGCCGCGGCCTGCTCACCCGGCTGATGCGCTTCCGCGACCCGCACGGCCACGTCACCCGGGTGCAGAGCCGCCGCTTCGTCTCGCAGGCCGCCCCGCACGTGGCCGTGCTGGAGACCACCTTCGTCGCCGAGGACTGGTCGGGGCCGCTCACCGTGCGGTCGGCCATCGACGGCCGGGTGGCCAACCGCAACGTCGCCGCCGACCGGCTGCTCGCACATCTGCACCTGATGCCGCGCACCGCCACCGAACTGGGCCCGGACGCGGTGCTCCTCGAGGTGGAGACCACCCGCTCGGGCATCCACATCGCCATGGCCTCCCGCACCCGGGCCTACTCCGACGGCGCGCTGCTGAACCCCACCCGCCGGTTCCTCACCGACTCCAGCCGCTGGGTCGCCCACGAACTCGACCTCACCCTCGAGCGTGGTGTGCCACTGCGGGTCGAGAAGGTCGTCACGCTGAGCACCTCCAGGGACCGGGCCGTGGTGTCGCCGACGATGGCTGTGGCCACCTGGTTGCGGCGGGTGCCGGACCCGGCCGACCTGCTCGCGGCGCACGAGCGGGAGTGGCAGATCCTCTGGGACGAATTCGAGGTGCACCTGCACAGCGGCGCCCGGCAGTCCCTCGCGCTCAACCTCAACACCTTCCACGTGCTGCAGACCGTGGCCGCGGTGGATGCCGACCTCGACGCCGGCGTGCCCGCTCGCGGCCTGCACGGCGAGGGCTATCGCGGCCACGTCTTCTGGGACGAGGTGTTCGTCTACCCGGTGCTCACGCTGCGCCGGCCGGACCTCAGCCGGGCGCTGCTGGGCTACCGGTACCGCCGGTTGGGCGAGGCACGCGCCGCCGCACGGGCCACCGGCCACGAGGGGGCGAGGTTCCCCTGGCAGAGCGGCATCGACGGGCGCGACGTCACGCCCACCGAACTGTTCAATCCGCGCACCAACCGGTGGATGCCCGACCATTCCGGCCTGCAGCACCATGTGGGCCTGGCGCTGGCCTACAGCGTCTGGGGCTATTACCAGGCCACCGGTGACGTGGACTACCTCATCGAGCAGGGCGCGGAGCTGCTCCTGGAGATCGCCAGGTTCTTCGCCAGTCTCACCGTCTACGACGAGGCTGCCGACAGGTACGACATCGACGGCACCATGGGCCCGGACGAGTTCCACGACGGCCCGCCGGGGCATCCGGGCCAGGGTGTGCGCAACAACGCCTACACGAACATCATGGTCGCGTGGGTGATGCGTCGCGCGGTCGACACCGTCGCCGTGCTCGAGGGCCGCGCCTGCCGGCCGTTGTGGAACCGGCTGCGGCTGCGCCCCGACGAGGTGGACACCTGGGAGAAGATCGGCCGGCGCCTGCGGGTGCCGTTCCACGCCGACGGGGTCCTCAGCCAGTTCGACGGCTATGAGGCACTGCCCGAGCTCGATTGGGCGCACTACCGCGCACGGTACGGCTCCGCTGATCACTCGCTCGGCCGGCTCGACCTCATCCTCAACGCCGAGGGCGACAGCACCAACAACTACCGGGTCTCCAAACAGGCCGACGTGCTCATGCTGCTCTACCTGTTCTCGGCCGAGGAGCTGCGGGAGCTGCTCGAGGAGCTGGGCTATTCGCTCTCCCCCGACCTGATCCGCCGCACCGTGGAGTTCTACCGGGTCAGGTCGACGCACGGGTCGACGCTGAGCAACGTCGTGCATTCCTGGGTCGACGCCCGCGCCGACCGCGAACGCTCCTGGGCCGCGCTCTGCCAGGCGCTCGACAGCGACCTCGGTGACATCCAGGGCGGCACCACCAACGAGGGCATCCATCTGGGCGCGATGGCCGGATCGATCGACATGGTGGTGCGCTGTTACACCGGGCTGGAGATCCGCGACGACATGCTCTGGCTGCACCCGGTGCTGCCCGTCCAACTCGACAAGATCGCCTTCAGCATCAACTACCGTGAGCAGCCGATCCGCCTGGAGGTCACGGCCACCAACCTGCGGCTGCAGCTGCCGGCCGGCGGGGCCACGCCCATCCGGGTGCGGGTCGAAGGCCGCGAGGCGCAGCTCTACCCGGGCCAGACCCACGATTTTCTGCTGAGCGGGCCGGACTGA
- a CDS encoding PPOX class F420-dependent oxidoreductase: protein MARTVASSTTVSLTDLLAFVRPRHRMLLATTRSDGRPQMSPVSGGVDEVGRIVISSYPSRAKTRNAERDPLTSVLVLSDEWDGAWVQVDGTAEILHMPEAGDGLVDYYRCIAGEHPDWDEYRQAMTLQNKSLIRITPSRWSPIATGGFPADVAARLDALS, encoded by the coding sequence ATGGCCAGAACCGTCGCTTCCAGCACCACCGTCTCCCTGACCGACCTGCTCGCCTTCGTGCGCCCGCGGCACCGGATGCTGCTGGCCACCACCCGCAGCGACGGCCGGCCGCAGATGTCCCCGGTGTCCGGCGGGGTCGACGAGGTGGGGCGCATCGTGATCTCGTCCTATCCGTCCCGGGCGAAGACCCGTAACGCCGAGCGCGACCCGCTGACCTCGGTGCTGGTGCTCTCGGACGAGTGGGACGGCGCCTGGGTGCAGGTGGACGGCACCGCCGAGATCCTGCACATGCCGGAGGCGGGTGACGGGCTCGTGGACTACTACCGCTGCATAGCCGGCGAGCACCCGGACTGGGACGAATACCGCCAGGCCATGACGCTGCAAAATAAGTCCCTCATCCGCATCACTCCCAGCCGGTGGAGCCCGATCGCCACCGGCGGCTTCCCCGCCGATGTGGCCGCCAGGCTCGACGCCCTGTCATGA
- a CDS encoding MerR family transcriptional regulator: MRMAELSATSGVPVATIKYYLREGLLPAGERQGPNQSLYGPEHLRRLRVIRGLLEVGGLSIAAAHQVIDAIDSDLGLAHTFDIAQRTVSPQIDGATLAPEAVAQVDAVLSGWRVSPDNPGRLAAARVLQTFAELGQPDLSGWVPGYAAAALAVAEADLDEIDARSDRESKTEMVVVGTVLGDALFAALRRAAQEHVTAQRFAGGAR; the protein is encoded by the coding sequence ATGAGAATGGCTGAGCTGAGTGCCACAAGCGGGGTTCCCGTGGCGACGATCAAGTACTACCTGCGGGAAGGGCTGCTGCCGGCGGGGGAGCGGCAGGGCCCGAACCAATCGCTGTACGGGCCGGAGCACCTGCGCCGGCTGCGCGTCATCCGTGGCCTGCTCGAGGTGGGCGGGCTCAGCATCGCCGCCGCCCACCAGGTGATCGACGCCATTGACTCCGATCTGGGTCTCGCCCACACCTTTGACATCGCCCAGCGCACGGTCTCGCCCCAGATCGACGGCGCGACGCTGGCGCCCGAGGCCGTGGCCCAGGTCGATGCGGTGCTGAGCGGATGGCGCGTCTCGCCGGACAACCCCGGCCGCCTGGCCGCGGCCCGGGTGCTGCAGACCTTTGCCGAGCTCGGCCAGCCCGACCTCAGCGGTTGGGTGCCCGGCTACGCGGCGGCGGCGCTCGCCGTGGCCGAGGCGGACCTCGACGAGATCGACGCCCGCTCCGACCGGGAATCCAAGACCGAGATGGTGGTCGTCGGCACAGTTCTCGGGGATGCCCTCTTCGCGGCCCTCCGCCGGGCGGCGCAGGAGCACGTCACGGCCCAACGCTTCGCCGGAGGCGCCCGGTGA
- a CDS encoding VOC family protein, translating into MPLMMFLNLPVTDLERSTAFYVGLGYTVNPQFTDESAACIVLEDGHLYLMLLSHDSYARFTSKPIVDSTTASEAIFSLSVDDRATVDRVAETALRSGGSFSADSHDLGFMYTRSFQDPDGHLWEITHLDLSAVPAHADESTVSGSR; encoded by the coding sequence ATGCCCCTGATGATGTTCCTCAACCTTCCCGTCACCGACCTCGAGAGATCCACGGCCTTCTATGTCGGGCTCGGCTACACGGTCAATCCGCAGTTCACCGACGAGTCCGCCGCCTGCATAGTGCTCGAGGACGGCCACCTCTACCTGATGCTGCTCAGCCACGACAGCTACGCCAGGTTCACCAGCAAGCCGATCGTCGATTCGACGACGGCGAGCGAGGCGATCTTCTCGCTCAGCGTCGACGACCGCGCCACCGTGGACAGGGTCGCCGAGACGGCCCTCCGCTCGGGCGGCAGTTTCTCCGCCGACTCCCACGACCTGGGATTCATGTACACCCGCAGCTTCCAGGACCCGGACGGCCACCTCTGGGAGATCACGCACCTCGACCTGTCCGCCGTTCCCGCCCACGCCGACGAGAGCACTGTCAGCGGGTCCCGTTAG